A genome region from Stenotrophomonas maltophilia includes the following:
- a CDS encoding efflux RND transporter periplasmic adaptor subunit: MTAPLRTLALTCAVAVALAACKKPEQQMPPPPEVGVIDAKPQTLPLQRELVGRLSPFRSADVRARVPGVLLKRVYQEGSQVKQGQTLFLIDPAPLRASLNASEAQLASARATYANAKVAADRARSLAPQQFVSKSDLDNAESAERTALAAVKQAEAAVTSSRINLGYAEVTAPISGVANKQQVTEGALVGQGDVTLLTTVDQLDPLYVNFSLSVDELTQLRAQQAKGALALSGDGKATVAVKLADGSTYSEPGTLDFSSTTVDPATGAVSLRALLPNPQQILLPGAFVSFQANLGERNNAFLVPQQALLRDTTGGYVMVVGADGKVVRKNVKTDGAQNGNWLVSDGLAAGDKVIVAGVQKVKEGAPAVAKPWTPGQDANGKPAAGGAAPAGAAPAAGKAPADAAKPEQADAAKPAVTDSNKQ; the protein is encoded by the coding sequence ATGACCGCCCCACTCCGCACCCTTGCCTTGACGTGCGCCGTTGCTGTCGCGCTGGCTGCCTGCAAGAAGCCGGAACAGCAGATGCCCCCGCCGCCGGAGGTGGGCGTGATCGACGCCAAGCCGCAGACCCTGCCGCTGCAGCGCGAGCTGGTCGGCCGCCTGTCGCCGTTCCGCAGCGCCGACGTCCGCGCGCGCGTGCCGGGCGTGCTGCTCAAGCGCGTCTACCAGGAAGGCTCGCAGGTGAAGCAGGGCCAGACCCTGTTCCTGATCGACCCGGCGCCGCTGCGCGCCTCGCTCAACGCCTCCGAAGCACAGCTGGCCTCGGCCCGCGCCACCTACGCCAATGCCAAGGTGGCCGCTGATCGCGCCCGCTCCCTGGCGCCGCAGCAGTTCGTCTCCAAGTCCGACCTGGACAACGCCGAATCGGCCGAACGTACCGCGCTGGCTGCGGTCAAGCAGGCCGAAGCGGCAGTGACCTCCTCGCGGATCAACCTGGGCTACGCCGAGGTGACTGCGCCGATCAGTGGCGTGGCCAACAAGCAGCAGGTCACCGAGGGCGCGCTGGTCGGCCAGGGCGATGTGACCCTGCTGACCACCGTCGACCAGCTCGACCCGCTGTATGTGAACTTCTCGCTCAGCGTGGATGAGCTGACCCAGCTGCGTGCGCAGCAGGCCAAGGGCGCGCTGGCGCTGTCCGGCGACGGCAAGGCCACGGTGGCCGTGAAGCTGGCCGATGGCAGCACCTACAGCGAGCCGGGCACGCTGGACTTCTCTTCGACCACGGTCGATCCGGCCACCGGCGCGGTGTCGCTGCGTGCGCTGCTGCCGAACCCGCAGCAGATCCTGCTGCCCGGTGCCTTCGTCAGCTTCCAGGCCAACCTGGGCGAGCGCAACAACGCCTTCCTGGTGCCGCAGCAGGCCCTGCTGCGAGACACCACCGGCGGCTACGTGATGGTGGTCGGCGCCGACGGCAAGGTCGTGCGCAAGAATGTGAAGACCGATGGCGCACAGAACGGCAACTGGCTGGTCAGCGACGGCCTGGCCGCCGGTGACAAGGTGATCGTGGCCGGCGTGCAGAAGGTCAAGGAAGGTGCACCGGCGGTGGCCAAGCCGTGGACCCCGGGGCAGGACGCCAACGGCAAGCCTGCCGCGGGCGGCGCCGCTCCTGCGGGCGCGGCACCGGCCGCAGGCAAGGCACCGGCCGACGCAGCCAAGCCCGAGCAGGCCGATGCGGCCAAGCCCGCCGTCACCGATTCGAACAAGCAGTAA
- a CDS encoding multidrug efflux RND transporter permease subunit yields MPKFFIEHPVFAWVVAILISLSGVIAILNLGVESYPNIAPPQVTVSATYPGASADTTEKSVTQVIEQQLTGIDHLLYFSSSSASNGRAQITLTFETGTDPDIAQVQVQNKVSLATPRLPSEVTQQGVVVAKANAGFLMVIALQSDTPAINRDALNDIVGSRVLDQVSRIPGVGSTQQFGSEYAMNIWLNPEKMQGYGLSASQVLAAVRAQNVQFAAGALGSDPSPEGQHFTATVSAEGRFSSPQEFENIILRANADGSRVLLKDIARVAFGANNYGFDTQYNGKPTGAFAIQLLPGANALNVADAVRAKMDELQPSFPAGVTWFSPYDSTTFVKISIQEVVKTLFEAVFLVFLVMLIFLQNFRATLIPTLVIPVALLGTFLGMWMIGFTINQLTLFAMVLAIGIVVDDAIVVIENVERIMTEEGLAPKPATQKAMTQITGAVVAITVVLAAVFIPSALQGGAAGEIYKQFALTIAISMAFSAFLALGFTPALCATFLKPTHNDNPNIVYRTFNKYYDKISHTYVGHITSAVRHAPRWMILFVVLTALCGFLFTRMPGSFLPEEDQGYALAIVQLPPGSTKGQTNEVFAQMRGILEKQDGYEGMLQVAGFSFVGSGENVGMGFIRLKPWEERKFTAPEFIQNMNGAFYGIKEAQIFVVNLPTVQGLGQFGGFDMWLQDRSGAGYEQLTQARNILLGQAAQKPDHLVGVRPNGLENAPQLQLHVDRVQAQSMGMSVSDVYSTIQLMLAPVYVNDFFYEGRIKRVTMQADGPYRTGQESLKSFYSPSSLTTNADGTNAMIPLNTVVKSEWVSAPPSLSRYNGYSAINIVGSQAPGTSSGEAMQTMEGIVNDDLPAGFGYDWSGMSYQEILAGNAATLLLVLSIVVVFLCLAALYESWSIPVAVLLVVPLGVLGALGLSMLRGLPNDLFFKIGLITVIGLAAKNAILIVEFAVEQRAAGKNLRDATIEAARLRFRPILMTSFAFIMGVIPMAISTGAGANSRHAIGTGVIGGMLFATLLGLLMIPVFFVVVRRMLGDKLDEPSKEFMERQRDADAAHRPDR; encoded by the coding sequence ATGCCTAAATTTTTCATCGAACATCCAGTCTTCGCCTGGGTGGTTGCGATCCTGATCTCGCTCAGCGGCGTGATCGCGATCCTCAACCTGGGCGTGGAGTCCTATCCCAACATCGCCCCGCCACAGGTGACCGTCTCGGCCACTTACCCGGGCGCCAGTGCGGACACCACTGAAAAATCGGTCACCCAGGTGATCGAGCAGCAGCTGACCGGTATCGATCACCTGCTGTATTTCAGTTCCTCGTCCGCCTCCAACGGCCGTGCGCAGATCACGCTGACCTTCGAGACCGGTACCGATCCGGACATCGCCCAGGTGCAGGTGCAGAACAAGGTCTCGCTGGCCACGCCCCGACTGCCATCGGAAGTGACCCAGCAGGGCGTGGTGGTGGCCAAGGCCAACGCCGGCTTCCTGATGGTGATCGCGCTGCAGTCCGATACGCCGGCCATCAACCGTGATGCCCTGAACGACATCGTCGGTTCGCGCGTGCTCGACCAGGTCTCGCGTATCCCCGGCGTCGGCAGCACCCAGCAGTTCGGTTCCGAGTACGCCATGAACATCTGGCTGAACCCGGAAAAGATGCAGGGCTACGGCCTGTCGGCCAGCCAGGTGCTGGCAGCGGTGCGTGCGCAGAACGTGCAGTTCGCTGCCGGTGCGCTGGGTTCGGACCCGTCGCCGGAAGGCCAGCACTTCACCGCCACGGTCTCGGCCGAAGGCCGCTTCAGCTCGCCGCAGGAGTTCGAGAACATCATCCTGCGCGCCAATGCTGATGGCTCGCGCGTGCTGCTGAAGGACATCGCCCGCGTTGCCTTCGGTGCCAACAACTACGGCTTCGATACCCAGTACAACGGCAAGCCGACCGGTGCCTTCGCCATCCAGCTGCTGCCGGGCGCCAACGCCCTGAACGTGGCCGATGCGGTGCGCGCCAAGATGGACGAACTGCAGCCCAGCTTCCCGGCCGGCGTCACCTGGTTCTCGCCGTACGACAGCACCACCTTCGTCAAGATCTCGATCCAGGAAGTGGTCAAGACCCTGTTCGAGGCGGTGTTCCTCGTGTTCCTGGTGATGCTGATCTTCCTGCAGAACTTCCGCGCCACCCTGATCCCGACCCTGGTCATTCCGGTTGCCCTGCTCGGTACCTTCCTGGGCATGTGGATGATCGGCTTCACGATCAACCAGCTGACCCTGTTCGCGATGGTGCTGGCGATCGGCATCGTGGTCGATGACGCGATCGTAGTGATCGAGAACGTCGAACGCATCATGACCGAGGAAGGCCTGGCGCCGAAGCCGGCCACGCAGAAGGCGATGACCCAGATCACCGGCGCGGTGGTGGCGATCACCGTCGTGCTGGCCGCGGTGTTCATTCCGTCCGCCCTGCAGGGCGGCGCGGCCGGTGAGATCTACAAGCAGTTCGCGCTGACCATCGCCATTTCGATGGCATTCTCGGCGTTCCTGGCGCTGGGCTTCACCCCGGCGCTGTGCGCGACCTTCCTGAAGCCGACGCACAACGACAACCCGAACATCGTCTACCGCACCTTCAACAAGTACTACGACAAGATCAGCCACACCTATGTGGGCCACATCACCTCGGCGGTGCGCCATGCGCCGCGTTGGATGATCCTGTTCGTGGTGCTGACCGCACTGTGCGGCTTCCTGTTCACCCGCATGCCGGGCAGCTTCCTGCCGGAAGAAGACCAGGGCTATGCGCTGGCGATCGTGCAGCTGCCGCCGGGCTCGACCAAGGGCCAGACCAACGAAGTGTTCGCGCAGATGCGTGGCATCCTGGAAAAGCAGGATGGTTATGAAGGCATGCTGCAGGTCGCCGGTTTCAGCTTCGTCGGTTCCGGCGAGAACGTGGGCATGGGCTTCATCCGCCTGAAGCCGTGGGAGGAACGCAAGTTCACCGCGCCGGAGTTCATCCAGAACATGAACGGCGCGTTCTACGGCATCAAGGAAGCGCAGATCTTCGTGGTCAACCTGCCCACCGTGCAGGGCCTTGGCCAGTTCGGTGGTTTCGACATGTGGCTGCAGGACCGTAGCGGTGCCGGTTACGAGCAGCTGACCCAGGCCCGCAACATCCTGCTCGGCCAGGCCGCGCAGAAGCCGGACCACCTGGTCGGCGTACGCCCGAACGGCCTGGAAAACGCACCGCAGCTCCAGCTGCACGTGGACCGCGTGCAGGCGCAGTCGATGGGCATGTCGGTGTCGGACGTGTACAGCACCATCCAGCTGATGCTGGCCCCGGTGTACGTCAACGACTTCTTCTACGAAGGCCGCATCAAGCGGGTGACCATGCAGGCCGATGGTCCCTACCGCACCGGCCAGGAGTCGCTGAAGAGCTTCTACAGCCCGTCCAGCCTGACCACCAATGCCGACGGCACCAACGCGATGATCCCGCTCAACACGGTGGTCAAGTCCGAATGGGTGTCGGCGCCGCCGTCGCTGAGCCGTTACAACGGCTACTCGGCGATCAACATCGTCGGTTCGCAGGCGCCGGGCACCAGCTCGGGTGAAGCGATGCAGACCATGGAAGGCATCGTCAACGACGACCTGCCGGCCGGCTTCGGCTACGACTGGTCCGGCATGTCCTACCAGGAAATCCTGGCCGGCAACGCCGCGACCCTGCTGCTGGTGCTGTCCATCGTGGTGGTGTTCCTGTGCCTGGCCGCGCTGTATGAAAGCTGGTCGATCCCGGTGGCTGTGCTGCTGGTGGTGCCGCTGGGCGTGCTGGGTGCACTGGGCCTGTCGATGCTGCGTGGCCTGCCCAACGATCTGTTCTTCAAGATCGGCCTGATCACCGTGATCGGCCTGGCGGCGAAGAACGCGATCCTGATCGTGGAGTTCGCGGTGGAGCAGCGTGCAGCCGGCAAGAACCTGCGCGATGCCACGATCGAGGCGGCCCGCCTGCGTTTCCGCCCGATCCTGATGACCTCGTTTGCGTTCATCATGGGCGTGATCCCGATGGCGATCTCCACCGGCGCCGGCGCCAACTCCCGCCACGCCATCGGTACCGGCGTGATCGGCGGCATGCTGTTCGCCACCCTGCTCGGCCTGCTGATGATCCCGGTGTTCTTCGTGGTCGTGCGCCGCATGCTGGGCGACAAGCTGGATGAACCGTCGAAGGAGTTCATGGAACGCCAGCGGGACGCGGATGCTGCACACCGTCCGGATCGTTGA
- the metH gene encoding methionine synthase, which translates to MTPVRPTRLSGLEPLVITPDLLFINVGERTNVTGSAQFRKLIKEGRYEEAVDVARQQVASGAQILDVNMDEGLIDSEAAMTRYLNLIMSEPDIARIPVMVDSSKWSVIEAGLKCLQGKSVVNSISLKEGEALFREHARKVLRYGAAAVVMAFDESGQADTCARKVEICTRAYRILVDEIGFPPQDIIFDPNIFAVATGIEEHDNYAVDFIEATRIIKQTLPHCHVSGGVSNVSFSFRGNETVRQAIHSVFLYHAIAAGMDMGIVNAGAMPIYDELEPELRERVEDVILNRRSDATERLLEIAERYKGKKGAAKTEDLAWREKPVAQRLAHALVHGLDAFVEEDTELARQASSRPLDVIEGPLMDGMNIVGDLFGAGKMFLPQVVKSARVMKKAVAYLLPYIEAEKARSGDTAKSNGKIIMATVKGDVHDIGKNIVGVVLACNNFDVVDLGVMVPAQKILDAAREHNADLIGLSGLITPSLEEMSHVAREMQRQGFDLPLLIGGATTSRAHTALKIDPHYHAPTVWVKDASRAVGVAQSLISRDLRDAFVAANEADYAEIRARHRNRGDAKRLVSLEHAREQKFQGGWDSYTPPAPKQPGLHVFDDYPLAELVEYIDWTPFFQAWELAGKFPAILTDEIVGTQASDLYKDARAMLDRIVGEKWLTAKAVFGLWPANSIGDDVRVQHPQGETTLRFLRQQVDKPAERPDFCLADFIAPADSGKQDWIGAFAVTAGIGIDAHVARFEAEHDDYNAILLKALADRFAEALAERLHQRVRTEFWGFDQAENLDNEALIDEQYRGIRPAPGYPACPEHSEKRRLFDLLQAETNASMELTESFAMLPTAAVSGYYFSHPQSQYFVVGRLSREQVSDYARRKGVDRAQAERWLASNLDYDPE; encoded by the coding sequence ATGACGCCTGTCCGCCCTACCCGCCTGTCCGGCCTGGAACCCCTGGTCATCACCCCGGACCTGCTTTTCATCAACGTCGGCGAACGCACCAACGTCACCGGCAGCGCGCAGTTCCGCAAGCTGATCAAGGAAGGCCGCTACGAGGAGGCGGTGGACGTGGCCCGCCAGCAGGTGGCCAGCGGCGCGCAGATCCTCGACGTCAACATGGACGAGGGCCTGATCGATTCAGAGGCAGCGATGACCCGCTACCTCAACCTGATCATGTCCGAGCCGGACATCGCCCGCATTCCAGTGATGGTCGACTCGTCCAAGTGGAGCGTGATCGAGGCCGGCCTGAAATGCCTGCAGGGCAAGAGCGTGGTCAACTCGATATCGCTGAAGGAAGGCGAGGCGCTGTTCCGCGAGCATGCGCGCAAGGTGCTGCGCTATGGCGCCGCTGCGGTGGTGATGGCCTTCGATGAAAGTGGCCAGGCCGATACCTGCGCGCGCAAGGTCGAGATCTGCACCCGCGCCTATCGCATCCTGGTCGACGAGATCGGCTTCCCGCCGCAGGACATCATCTTCGATCCGAACATCTTCGCCGTCGCCACCGGCATCGAAGAGCACGACAACTATGCGGTGGACTTCATCGAAGCCACCCGCATCATCAAGCAGACGCTGCCGCACTGCCACGTGTCCGGCGGCGTCTCCAACGTATCCTTCTCGTTCCGCGGCAACGAGACCGTGCGCCAGGCCATCCATTCGGTGTTCCTGTACCACGCGATCGCCGCCGGCATGGACATGGGCATCGTCAACGCCGGTGCCATGCCGATCTACGATGAGCTGGAGCCGGAGCTGCGCGAGCGCGTGGAGGATGTGATCCTCAATCGCCGCAGCGACGCCACCGAGCGCCTGCTGGAGATCGCCGAGCGCTACAAGGGCAAGAAGGGCGCCGCGAAGACCGAGGACCTGGCCTGGCGCGAAAAGCCGGTGGCACAGCGACTGGCGCATGCCCTGGTACACGGCCTGGATGCCTTCGTCGAGGAAGACACCGAACTGGCCCGGCAGGCCTCCAGCCGCCCACTGGATGTGATCGAAGGCCCGCTGATGGACGGCATGAACATCGTCGGCGACCTGTTCGGCGCCGGCAAGATGTTCCTGCCACAGGTGGTGAAATCCGCGCGCGTGATGAAGAAGGCCGTGGCCTACCTGCTGCCTTACATCGAAGCGGAAAAGGCGCGCAGCGGTGACACCGCCAAGAGCAACGGCAAGATCATCATGGCTACGGTGAAGGGCGATGTGCATGACATCGGCAAGAACATCGTCGGCGTGGTCCTGGCCTGCAACAACTTCGACGTGGTCGACCTCGGCGTGATGGTGCCGGCGCAGAAGATCCTCGATGCCGCGCGCGAACACAACGCCGACCTGATCGGCCTGTCCGGCCTGATCACCCCATCACTGGAGGAGATGAGCCACGTGGCCCGCGAGATGCAGCGCCAGGGCTTCGACCTGCCGTTGCTGATCGGCGGTGCCACCACCTCGCGCGCGCATACCGCCCTGAAGATCGACCCGCATTACCACGCACCGACGGTCTGGGTGAAGGATGCCTCGCGCGCGGTCGGCGTGGCCCAGTCGCTGATCTCGCGCGACCTGCGCGACGCCTTCGTTGCCGCCAACGAGGCCGACTATGCAGAGATCCGTGCGCGTCACCGCAACCGTGGTGATGCCAAGCGCCTGGTCTCGCTGGAGCACGCGCGTGAGCAGAAGTTCCAGGGCGGCTGGGACAGCTACACGCCGCCCGCACCGAAACAGCCGGGCCTGCACGTATTCGATGACTATCCGCTGGCCGAGCTGGTCGAGTACATCGACTGGACGCCGTTCTTCCAGGCCTGGGAACTGGCCGGCAAGTTCCCGGCCATCCTCACCGACGAGATCGTCGGCACCCAGGCCAGCGATCTGTACAAGGACGCCCGCGCGATGCTCGACCGCATCGTGGGCGAGAAGTGGCTGACCGCCAAGGCGGTGTTCGGCCTGTGGCCGGCCAACAGCATCGGCGACGATGTGCGCGTGCAGCACCCGCAGGGCGAAACCACGCTGCGCTTTCTGCGCCAGCAGGTGGACAAGCCGGCCGAGCGCCCGGATTTCTGCCTGGCCGATTTCATTGCACCAGCCGACAGCGGAAAACAGGATTGGATCGGCGCGTTCGCAGTCACCGCCGGTATCGGCATCGACGCGCATGTCGCACGCTTCGAAGCCGAGCATGACGACTACAACGCGATCCTGCTGAAGGCCCTGGCCGACCGCTTCGCCGAAGCGCTGGCCGAGCGTCTGCACCAGCGCGTGCGCACCGAATTCTGGGGCTTCGACCAGGCCGAAAACCTGGACAACGAGGCCCTGATCGACGAGCAGTACCGTGGCATCCGCCCGGCCCCCGGCTACCCGGCCTGCCCCGAGCACAGCGAGAAACGCCGGTTGTTCGATCTGCTGCAGGCCGAAACCAACGCCAGCATGGAACTGACCGAGAGCTTCGCGATGCTGCCGACCGCCGCAGTGTCGGGCTACTACTTCAGTCATCCGCAAAGCCAGTACTTCGTGGTCGGACGCCTCAGCCGCGAGCAGGTCAGCGACTACGCCCGGCGCAAGGGCGTGGACCGCGCCCAGGCCGAACGCTGGCTGGCCTCCAACCTCGACTACGATCCCGAATGA
- a CDS encoding ArsR/SmtB family transcription factor, translating into MDLEDWSTRLKVFADATRVRLLALLEQEELTVAELSAITRLAQPRVSTHLARLKEAGLVRDRRAGVSAYYRFDEAQLDPAQRALWHALSNGSDDPLLRQDAERVAAVLAHRASDQNWADSVAGDMERHYSPGRTWEALARTALPLLETGDVLDIASGDGVLAELVAPHAKRYICIDTSARVVAAASERLRRLPNVEVREGDMHALPFKDGSFDLVVLMHALTYASKPAQAVTEAARVLRPGGRLLLCSLARHEHKAAVEAYGHVNLGFSDKELRRFVDKAGLQVSSLETVTREKRPPHFEVISLIANKP; encoded by the coding sequence ATGGATCTTGAAGACTGGTCGACCCGCCTGAAGGTGTTCGCCGATGCCACCCGCGTGCGCCTGCTGGCGCTGCTGGAGCAGGAGGAACTGACCGTGGCCGAACTGTCGGCGATCACCCGGCTGGCCCAGCCGCGCGTGTCCACCCATCTGGCGCGACTGAAGGAAGCCGGCCTGGTTCGCGACCGCCGCGCCGGCGTGTCGGCCTATTACCGCTTCGACGAGGCCCAGCTGGACCCGGCGCAGCGTGCATTGTGGCATGCCTTGAGCAACGGAAGCGACGACCCCCTGCTGCGCCAGGATGCCGAGCGCGTGGCCGCGGTTCTGGCCCACCGTGCTTCCGACCAGAACTGGGCCGACAGCGTGGCCGGCGACATGGAACGCCACTACTCTCCCGGACGGACCTGGGAGGCACTGGCGCGTACCGCGCTGCCGCTGCTGGAAACCGGCGACGTGCTGGACATCGCCTCCGGCGACGGCGTGCTGGCCGAACTGGTGGCCCCGCATGCCAAGCGCTACATCTGCATCGACACCAGCGCGCGAGTGGTCGCCGCGGCCAGCGAGCGGCTGCGTCGCCTGCCCAACGTCGAAGTCCGCGAAGGTGACATGCATGCCCTGCCGTTCAAGGACGGCAGCTTCGACCTGGTGGTGCTGATGCACGCGCTGACCTATGCCAGCAAGCCGGCGCAGGCCGTGACCGAAGCCGCGCGCGTGCTGCGCCCGGGAGGCCGCCTCCTACTGTGCAGCCTGGCCCGTCATGAGCACAAGGCGGCGGTGGAGGCCTATGGCCACGTCAACCTTGGCTTCAGCGACAAGGAACTGCGCAGGTTCGTCGACAAGGCCGGCCTGCAGGTCTCGAGCCTGGAAACGGTCACCCGCGAAAAGCGCCCGCCGCACTTCGAAGTGATTTCGCTGATCGCCAACAAGCCCTGA
- a CDS encoding acyl-CoA dehydrogenase family protein, which produces MDFSFTEEQLMLQDVARRIAQEKIAPSAEHHDRTGEFPLDNIRLLGENGLMGIEVPTEYGGAGMDPVAYVLAMVEVAAADAAHSTIMSVNNSLFCNGILTHGTEAQKQTYVRAIAEGEAIGAFALTEPQSGSDATAMRCRAVKQADGTFVINGKKSWITSGPVAKYIVLFAMSEPDKGARGITAFIIDTDKAGFGRGKTEPKLGIRASATCEIEFNDYVAQPEDVLGQEGEGFKIAMSVLDAGRIGIASQAIGIARAAYEATLEYVKERKAFGAAIGTFQMTQAKIADMKCKLDAALLLTLRAAWVKGQGKRFSTEAAVAKLTASEAAMWITHQAVQIHGGMGYSKEMPLERYFRDAKITEIYEGTSEIQRLVIARNETGLR; this is translated from the coding sequence GTGGATTTCAGCTTTACTGAAGAGCAGTTGATGTTGCAGGACGTGGCGCGGCGCATCGCGCAGGAAAAGATCGCCCCCAGCGCAGAGCACCATGACCGTACCGGCGAGTTCCCGCTGGACAACATCCGCCTGCTGGGCGAGAACGGCCTGATGGGTATCGAAGTGCCCACCGAATACGGTGGTGCGGGCATGGACCCGGTTGCGTACGTGCTGGCGATGGTGGAGGTCGCCGCCGCCGACGCAGCCCATTCGACCATCATGTCGGTCAACAATTCGCTGTTCTGCAACGGCATCCTCACCCACGGTACCGAAGCGCAGAAGCAGACCTACGTGCGTGCGATCGCCGAGGGCGAGGCCATTGGCGCGTTCGCGCTGACCGAGCCGCAGTCGGGTTCGGACGCTACCGCCATGCGCTGCCGCGCGGTGAAGCAGGCCGATGGCACCTTTGTGATCAACGGCAAGAAGAGCTGGATCACCTCCGGCCCGGTGGCCAAGTACATCGTGCTGTTCGCGATGAGTGAGCCGGACAAGGGCGCGCGCGGCATCACCGCCTTCATCATCGATACCGACAAGGCGGGTTTCGGTCGCGGCAAGACCGAGCCGAAGCTGGGCATCCGTGCCTCGGCCACCTGCGAGATCGAGTTCAACGACTACGTAGCGCAGCCTGAGGATGTGCTGGGCCAGGAAGGCGAGGGCTTCAAGATCGCCATGAGCGTGCTTGATGCTGGCCGTATCGGCATCGCCTCGCAGGCCATCGGCATCGCCCGTGCCGCCTATGAAGCGACCCTGGAGTACGTGAAGGAGCGCAAGGCGTTCGGTGCGGCCATCGGTACCTTCCAGATGACCCAGGCCAAGATTGCCGACATGAAGTGCAAGCTGGATGCGGCGTTGCTGCTGACCCTGCGCGCGGCGTGGGTGAAAGGCCAGGGCAAGCGCTTCAGCACCGAAGCGGCGGTGGCCAAGCTGACCGCTTCTGAAGCCGCGATGTGGATCACCCACCAGGCGGTGCAGATCCATGGTGGCATGGGCTATTCAAAGGAAATGCCGCTGGAGCGCTACTTCCGTGATGCCAAGATCACCGAGATCTATGAAGGCACCTCGGAAATCCAGCGCCTGGTGATCGCCCGCAACGAGACCGGGCTGCGCTGA
- a CDS encoding homocysteine S-methyltransferase family protein: protein MSALPWLHPDRANALLDALRERILIIDGAMGTMIQRHGLQEDDYRGERFAGGYDHAHGPGCDHAAPEGHDLKGNNDLLLLTRPQIVADIHTAYLEAGADLVETNTFNATSVSQADYHLEHLVYELNKAGAAVARTCCDAVAAATPGKPRFVIGVIGPTSRTASISPDVNDPGFRNTSFDELRDTYREAIDGLIDGGADTIMVETIFDTLNAKAALYALEEAFDARGARLPVMISGTITDASGRTLSGQTAEAFHASLAHARPLSIGLNCALGADAMRPHVETLAQVADCYVSAHPNAGLPNAFGEYDETPEDMASTLRGFAADGLLNLVGGCCGSTPDHIRAIANAVAGLSPRALPGTREQAA, encoded by the coding sequence ATGTCTGCCCTGCCCTGGTTGCATCCTGATCGTGCCAACGCCCTGCTCGACGCCCTGCGCGAGCGGATCCTGATCATCGACGGTGCGATGGGTACGATGATCCAGCGCCACGGCCTGCAGGAAGACGACTACCGCGGCGAGCGCTTCGCCGGTGGCTACGACCACGCGCACGGCCCGGGCTGTGACCATGCGGCGCCGGAAGGGCATGACCTGAAGGGCAACAACGATCTGCTGCTGCTGACCCGGCCGCAGATCGTCGCCGACATCCACACCGCCTACCTGGAAGCGGGCGCGGATCTGGTCGAGACCAACACCTTCAACGCCACTTCGGTCAGCCAGGCCGACTACCACCTCGAACACCTGGTGTACGAGTTGAACAAGGCCGGTGCCGCTGTCGCGCGAACCTGCTGTGATGCAGTGGCTGCGGCCACGCCGGGCAAGCCGCGCTTCGTGATCGGGGTGATCGGGCCGACCAGCCGCACCGCCTCGATCAGCCCCGATGTCAACGATCCGGGCTTCCGCAATACCAGCTTCGACGAGCTGCGCGACACCTACCGCGAAGCCATCGACGGCCTCATCGATGGCGGCGCCGACACCATCATGGTCGAGACCATCTTCGACACGCTCAACGCCAAGGCTGCACTGTATGCGCTGGAGGAAGCGTTCGATGCGCGCGGCGCGCGCTTGCCGGTGATGATCTCCGGCACCATCACCGACGCGTCCGGACGTACCCTGTCCGGGCAGACAGCAGAAGCCTTCCATGCCTCACTCGCCCATGCACGGCCGTTGTCGATCGGACTGAACTGCGCGCTGGGCGCCGATGCGATGCGCCCGCACGTGGAAACCCTTGCACAGGTCGCCGACTGTTACGTCAGCGCACACCCCAATGCCGGCCTGCCCAATGCCTTCGGCGAGTACGACGAAACGCCGGAGGACATGGCCAGCACCCTGCGGGGCTTCGCCGCAGATGGACTGTTGAACCTGGTTGGCGGCTGCTGCGGCTCCACCCCCGACCATATCCGCGCGATTGCCAATGCCGTGGCCGGGCTGTCGCCGCGCGCGCTGCCCGGCACCCGGGAGCAGGCCGCATGA